In the Desulfallas thermosapovorans DSM 6562 genome, one interval contains:
- the rplA gene encoding 50S ribosomal protein L1, with the protein MAKRGKRYQDAAKQVDRTKLYDPQEAIELLKSVAKARFDETVEAAVRLNVDPRHADQQVRGAMVLPHGTGKTRTVLVFAKGDKAKEAEAAGADFVGAEDMVEKIQKEGWLGFEVAIATPDMMGMVGKLGRILGPRGLMPNPKTGTVTFDVTQAIQEVKAGKIEYRVDKAGNIHVPIGKASFETEKLAENLKALVQQLIRVKPAAAKGQYIKGITVTTTMGPGVKVSAQKVTA; encoded by the coding sequence ATGGCGAAAAGAGGAAAAAGGTATCAAGATGCAGCCAAACAGGTTGATCGCACCAAACTGTATGATCCCCAGGAGGCCATTGAACTGTTAAAAAGCGTGGCCAAAGCCAGGTTTGATGAAACAGTGGAGGCTGCCGTAAGGCTTAACGTTGACCCGCGGCACGCCGACCAGCAGGTCAGGGGGGCCATGGTATTGCCCCATGGTACCGGTAAAACCCGTACCGTGCTGGTGTTTGCCAAAGGCGACAAGGCCAAGGAGGCCGAAGCTGCCGGGGCGGATTTCGTTGGTGCGGAAGATATGGTGGAAAAGATCCAAAAGGAAGGCTGGCTGGGGTTTGAAGTGGCCATCGCCACCCCTGATATGATGGGCATGGTGGGTAAACTGGGCCGTATTCTCGGTCCCCGAGGGTTAATGCCCAACCCCAAAACAGGCACCGTTACCTTTGACGTGACCCAGGCTATTCAAGAAGTTAAGGCCGGTAAGATTGAATACCGGGTGGATAAAGCCGGGAACATTCACGTGCCCATAGGTAAGGCTTCCTTTGAAACTGAAAAACTTGCCGAGAACCTTAAAGCGCTGGTTCAACAGCTGATCCGGGTTAAACCTGCGGCAGCCAAGGGCCAGTATATCAAAGGCATTACAGTGACCACCACCATGGGGCCCGGTGTGAAGGTTAGCGCCCAAAAAGTTACTGCATGA
- the rplK gene encoding 50S ribosomal protein L11 yields the protein MAKRVAAIIKLQVPAGKATPAPPVGPALGQHGVNIMQFVKDYNERTAKQAGMIIPVEITVYEDRSFTFITKTPPAAVLLKKAAGLETASGEPNKKKVGKVTSAQVREIAELKMQDLNANDVEAAIRMVEGTARSMGIEIAG from the coding sequence ATGGCAAAACGGGTGGCAGCTATTATTAAATTGCAGGTGCCCGCGGGTAAAGCCACTCCCGCACCCCCGGTAGGACCGGCATTGGGCCAGCACGGGGTTAACATTATGCAATTTGTTAAGGATTATAATGAGCGTACAGCCAAACAGGCGGGAATGATCATCCCGGTGGAAATAACTGTCTATGAAGACAGGAGCTTTACGTTTATCACCAAAACCCCGCCGGCGGCGGTATTGTTGAAAAAAGCGGCCGGATTGGAGACTGCATCCGGTGAACCCAACAAGAAAAAAGTTGGCAAGGTGACCAGCGCCCAGGTGCGGGAAATTGCCGAGCTGAAAATGCAAGACCTGAACGCCAACGATGTTGAGGCAGCTATTCGTATGGTTGAGGGAACTGCCCGCAGCATGGGTATTGAAATAGCAGGTTAA
- the rplJ gene encoding 50S ribosomal protein L10, whose product MPINKQQKEQMLQMLKEKMSSSQIIVMADYKGIDVQAMTKLRRKMRESGGELKVAKNTIIKIAARELGLEGADPYLEGPTALAFGMDDPVAPAKVMNDFIKENKKLEIKAAILEGHIIDAAQVKDLANLPSREVLLAKVLGGMQAPMYGFAGALQGLLRNLVYVLDAVREKKAGEAAS is encoded by the coding sequence TTGCCGATTAACAAACAGCAAAAAGAACAAATGCTGCAAATGCTTAAAGAAAAAATGAGTTCGTCCCAAATTATTGTTATGGCCGACTATAAGGGTATTGATGTACAGGCCATGACCAAGTTGCGCCGGAAAATGCGTGAATCGGGCGGCGAATTAAAGGTGGCTAAAAACACCATTATTAAAATTGCGGCCCGGGAATTGGGCTTGGAAGGTGCAGACCCGTACCTGGAAGGTCCTACTGCCCTGGCCTTTGGTATGGACGATCCGGTGGCACCGGCCAAAGTGATGAACGATTTTATCAAAGAGAACAAGAAGCTGGAAATAAAGGCGGCTATATTAGAGGGACATATCATCGATGCGGCACAGGTCAAGGATTTGGCCAACCTGCCCAGTCGCGAGGTGTTGCTGGCCAAGGTGTTGGGCGGTATGCAGGCGCCTATGTACGGTTTTGCCGGGGCGTTGCAAGGCCTGCTGAGAAATTTGGTTTATGTGCTTGATGCCGTTCGCGAGAAAAAAGCCGGTGAAGCGGCGAGTTAA